A region from the Streptomyces lydicus genome encodes:
- a CDS encoding FAD-dependent monooxygenase, giving the protein MRITIVGGGIAGLTCALSLHAAGFRPQVREAARTIEAVGVGINLLPHAVRELAELGLADELAAIALPPQRLSYRDRAGEPVWEEALGLAAGYRWPQYSVHRGRLHLMLLAAVRKRLGSDCLRTGLLFQRFERTPHGVRAHFLDRTGGTPVAEDADLLIACDGIDSAVRAQLYPAEGPSHGNGVHMWRGVAPCPHLLDGRSIVVAGGTPGAKFVAYPIEDRVTKGGDALMNWVLEVRRGTRAAPLDRSNRRITTAEALTGVTDWSLPWVDLAKLVERSSAIFEYPMLDRDPLPRWSFGRVTLLGDAAHPMFPMGMNGGSQSVVDARVLAWCLAREHDPETALRRYDTMRRPTVNAIVLANRELGPEKIIARAAERGGTLPVDEATEMASDYKELTRATVAQVNSRASWTVSGGGGGATTDPAR; this is encoded by the coding sequence ATGCGCATCACCATCGTGGGGGGCGGCATCGCCGGGCTGACCTGCGCCCTGAGCCTGCATGCCGCAGGCTTCCGTCCGCAGGTGCGGGAGGCGGCACGGACCATCGAGGCGGTCGGCGTGGGAATCAACCTGCTGCCGCACGCGGTACGGGAACTCGCGGAACTCGGCCTGGCCGACGAACTGGCCGCCATCGCGCTGCCCCCGCAGCGGCTGAGCTACCGAGACCGGGCGGGCGAGCCGGTGTGGGAGGAAGCCCTGGGGCTCGCGGCGGGTTACCGCTGGCCGCAGTACTCCGTACACCGCGGCCGTCTGCACCTGATGCTGCTGGCGGCGGTGCGCAAGCGCCTGGGGTCGGACTGCCTCCGCACGGGTCTGCTGTTCCAGCGTTTCGAGCGGACGCCGCACGGCGTCCGGGCCCATTTCCTGGACCGGACCGGCGGCACACCCGTGGCCGAGGACGCCGACCTGCTGATCGCTTGCGACGGCATCGACTCCGCGGTGCGCGCCCAGCTGTACCCGGCCGAAGGCCCCTCGCACGGGAACGGCGTCCATATGTGGCGCGGGGTCGCTCCGTGCCCTCACCTCCTCGACGGCCGGTCGATCGTGGTGGCCGGCGGGACCCCCGGTGCGAAGTTCGTTGCCTACCCGATCGAGGACCGGGTGACGAAGGGCGGCGACGCCCTGATGAACTGGGTGCTCGAAGTGCGCCGCGGCACGCGCGCCGCACCGCTGGACCGCTCGAACCGCCGCATCACGACGGCGGAAGCCCTCACAGGCGTGACGGACTGGAGCCTGCCGTGGGTCGACCTGGCGAAGCTGGTCGAGCGCTCATCGGCGATCTTCGAGTACCCGATGCTCGACCGCGACCCCCTGCCGCGCTGGAGCTTCGGCCGGGTCACGCTGCTCGGCGACGCGGCCCACCCGATGTTCCCGATGGGCATGAACGGCGGATCGCAGTCCGTCGTTGACGCCCGGGTACTGGCCTGGTGCCTGGCCCGGGAGCACGACCCCGAAACCGCGCTCCGCCGCTACGACACGATGCGCCGGCCGACGGTCAACGCGATCGTCCTGGCCAACCGCGAGCTGGGACCGGAGAAGATCATCGCACGGGCTGCGGAGCGCGGCGGGACGCTGCCCGTCGACGAGGCCACGGAGATGGCGAGCGACTACAAGGAGCTGACCCGGGCGACAGTCGCACAGGTCAACTCCCGTGCCTCGTGGACCGTTTCGGGCGGGGGCGGGGGCGCGACCACGGATCCGGCACGGTGA
- a CDS encoding alpha/beta fold hydrolase, which yields MPWAPGRRGGCRAERRSRCRGHRRSGRFIRFPASFAGDVPTDLAVFMAESQVPWGVDALGGQVTEPAWRTKPSWYLVATDDEMIPPPAQRTMSARAGSTTIEAGGSHALYVSQPAAVADLIKQAASAVVAP from the coding sequence GTGCCGTGGGCCCCTGGTCGCAGGGGCGGGTGTCGTGCCGAGCGCCGCTCCCGCTGCCGCGGCCACCGCCGTTCCGGACGCTTCATTCGCTTTCCCGCATCGTTCGCCGGTGACGTACCCACGGACCTGGCCGTTTTCATGGCCGAATCGCAGGTCCCCTGGGGCGTGGACGCCCTCGGCGGTCAAGTCACCGAGCCCGCCTGGCGGACCAAGCCAAGCTGGTACCTGGTCGCTACCGACGACGAGATGATCCCCCCGCCCGCACAGCGCACCATGTCCGCGCGAGCCGGCTCGACCACCATTGAAGCCGGGGGCAGCCATGCCCTCTACGTGTCACAGCCGGCCGCCGTGGCCGACCTCATCAAACAGGCCGCCTCCGCGGTGGTCGCGCCGTAG
- a CDS encoding SGNH/GDSL hydrolase family protein encodes MEMNAHYTSFVAVGDSFTEGMSDGLPDGSYRGWADLLAARLAATSPGFRYANLAVRGKLIGQIADEQCGPAASMGADLVTLVGGLNDVLRPRCDVDQVCARFEEAAALLARGGGQLVLMRSPGRQGPVLERFRPRMEQLFAWIDEAAARHGAVVVDLYASRALSDPRMWADDRLHLNAEGHRRVAEAVWQALGLPAASDWDAPLPADPPPGWGARRAGDLRFAREHLVPWIGRRLTGRSSGDGRTGPQFSAELGKAFWVTPADHTNPGPVADWRRVWP; translated from the coding sequence ATGGAAATGAATGCTCACTACACCAGTTTCGTCGCGGTCGGCGACAGCTTCACCGAGGGGATGTCGGACGGGCTGCCGGACGGCTCGTACCGCGGCTGGGCGGATCTGCTCGCCGCCCGGCTGGCGGCCACCTCGCCCGGTTTCCGGTACGCCAATCTCGCGGTGCGCGGCAAGCTCATCGGGCAGATCGCCGACGAACAGTGCGGGCCGGCCGCCTCGATGGGCGCCGATCTGGTCACGCTGGTCGGCGGGCTCAATGACGTTCTGCGGCCCCGGTGCGACGTGGACCAGGTGTGTGCTCGGTTCGAGGAGGCCGCGGCGCTGCTGGCGCGGGGAGGCGGGCAGCTGGTGCTGATGCGCAGCCCGGGACGGCAGGGGCCGGTGCTGGAGCGCTTCCGGCCGCGGATGGAGCAGCTGTTCGCATGGATCGACGAGGCGGCCGCGCGGCACGGTGCGGTGGTCGTCGACCTGTACGCGTCGCGGGCGCTGTCCGACCCGCGGATGTGGGCCGATGACCGGCTGCATCTGAACGCCGAGGGGCACCGCCGGGTGGCGGAGGCCGTCTGGCAGGCGCTCGGCCTGCCCGCCGCGTCCGACTGGGACGCACCGCTGCCGGCCGACCCGCCGCCGGGCTGGGGTGCGCGGCGCGCGGGGGATCTGCGCTTCGCGCGCGAGCATCTGGTGCCGTGGATAGGCCGGCGGCTCACCGGGCGCTCCTCCGGCGACGGCCGGACAGGCCCCCAGTTTAGCGCTGAGCTGGGCAAAGCCTTCTGGGTCACCCCAGCGGACCACACAAACCCTGGCCCTGTGGCGGACTGGCGACGGGTGTGGCCTTGA
- a CDS encoding hemolysin family protein — MIGVQLFVGLLTLVVNAFFVGAEFALISVRRSQIEPYAERGDRRATSVMWGLQHVSALLAAAQLGITLCTLVLGAVAEPAIAHLLEPVFHAVGISEALIHPISFVIALSLATYLHMLFGEMVPKNVALAEPVRSALMLGPPLVALTRALRPVIFAINALANALLKLLRVETRDEVAATFSDDQLAKMVEDSRAAGLLDERAQERLRDALELGRRPVRDVVLPAEKVVSAQMGATPEELELLAAESGFSRFPVVDDTRRILGYLHVKDALDAAPRDVPFPVSALRPIARVKASTLLDDVLTAMRGSRTHLAAVIGEDGRLAGLVTMEDVLRELVLQRPGA; from the coding sequence ATGATCGGGGTGCAGCTTTTCGTGGGCCTGCTGACGCTGGTCGTCAACGCCTTCTTCGTGGGCGCCGAATTCGCCCTGATCTCGGTGCGCCGCAGCCAGATCGAGCCGTACGCGGAGCGCGGTGACCGCCGGGCGACCAGCGTGATGTGGGGGCTGCAGCATGTCTCGGCCCTGCTGGCGGCCGCCCAGCTGGGCATCACGCTGTGCACCCTGGTGCTGGGCGCGGTCGCCGAGCCGGCCATCGCGCACCTCCTGGAGCCGGTGTTCCACGCGGTGGGCATCTCGGAGGCGCTGATCCATCCGATCTCGTTCGTGATCGCGCTGTCGCTGGCCACCTATCTGCACATGCTCTTCGGCGAGATGGTGCCGAAGAACGTGGCACTGGCCGAGCCGGTCCGCAGCGCCCTGATGCTCGGGCCGCCGCTGGTCGCGCTGACCCGGGCGCTGCGCCCGGTGATCTTCGCGATCAACGCGCTCGCCAATGCGCTGCTCAAGCTGCTGCGGGTGGAGACCAGGGACGAGGTCGCCGCGACCTTCTCGGACGACCAGCTGGCGAAGATGGTCGAGGATTCACGGGCGGCCGGCCTGCTCGACGAACGGGCGCAGGAGCGGCTGCGGGACGCCCTGGAGCTGGGCCGCCGCCCGGTCAGGGATGTGGTGCTGCCGGCCGAAAAGGTCGTCTCCGCGCAGATGGGGGCCACACCCGAGGAGCTGGAGCTGCTGGCCGCCGAGTCCGGCTTCTCCCGCTTCCCCGTCGTCGACGACACCCGCCGCATCCTCGGCTATCTGCACGTCAAGGACGCGCTGGACGCCGCCCCGCGCGATGTGCCCTTCCCGGTGTCCGCGCTGCGCCCGATCGCCCGGGTCAAGGCTTCGACGCTGCTGGACGACGTGCTGACGGCGATGCGCGGATCCCGTACGCATCTGGCCGCGGTGATCGGTGAGGACGGGCGGCTGGCCGGACTGGTCACGATGGAGGACGTGCTCAGGGAGCTGGTGCTGCAGCGGCCCGGAGCCTGA
- a CDS encoding hemolysin family protein → MTDLLFLGVALLLTLACGVFVAAEFSLTTVERSDLERAAERGDRGADSGLKAVRSLTFQLSGAQLGITVTGLVIGMLSKPAIATLLAGPLAAMGLSHAVAESAALVLGTAISTVVLMVVGELVPKNWAISDPLAIAKRVASAQRGFSAAFKPLIRHLNNAANRMVRRMGLEPTEELVSARGPQELVALARHSADEGALEADTAELFVRTLSLADLTAENVMTPRVQVMALEVQSTAEDVANATRASGLSRFPVYRGSLDSVVGVAHIKDVLTVPAERRPRHPVSELVREPLLVPTTLTVDRLLDRLSGRRTMAVVIDEYGGTAGVVTLEDIVEEVVGEVRDEHDPMETPDLAPAGTDAEGRRVYQADGSARTDQLQRIGLWLPGGPYETLAGLVATELGRIPVAGDTLEVSGWRMDVLDASGHRAARVLLHAPLPGSHDEQDAEARR, encoded by the coding sequence ATGACCGACCTGCTCTTCCTGGGCGTGGCACTCCTTCTGACCCTGGCCTGCGGGGTCTTCGTCGCCGCCGAGTTCTCCCTGACGACCGTCGAGCGCAGCGACCTCGAACGCGCCGCCGAGCGCGGCGACCGGGGCGCGGACAGCGGGCTGAAGGCGGTCCGCAGCCTCACCTTCCAGCTCTCCGGCGCCCAGCTCGGTATCACCGTCACCGGCCTGGTCATCGGCATGCTGTCCAAGCCGGCGATCGCCACCCTGCTGGCGGGACCGCTGGCTGCGATGGGCCTGTCGCATGCGGTGGCGGAATCGGCCGCCCTGGTGCTCGGGACGGCGATCTCGACGGTCGTGCTGATGGTCGTCGGCGAGCTGGTGCCGAAGAACTGGGCCATCTCCGACCCGCTGGCCATCGCGAAGCGGGTGGCCAGCGCCCAGCGCGGCTTCAGTGCCGCCTTCAAGCCGCTGATCCGGCATCTCAACAATGCCGCGAACCGCATGGTCCGCCGGATGGGTCTGGAGCCCACCGAGGAGCTGGTCTCGGCCCGCGGCCCGCAGGAGCTGGTGGCGCTGGCCCGGCACTCCGCCGATGAGGGCGCGCTGGAGGCCGACACCGCCGAGCTGTTCGTCCGTACCCTCAGCCTCGCCGATCTGACCGCGGAGAACGTGATGACCCCGCGGGTGCAGGTGATGGCGCTGGAGGTGCAGTCCACCGCGGAGGACGTGGCCAATGCGACCCGGGCCTCCGGGCTGTCCCGCTTCCCGGTCTACCGCGGCAGCCTGGACAGCGTCGTCGGGGTGGCGCACATCAAGGACGTGCTGACCGTCCCGGCCGAACGCCGCCCCCGCCATCCGGTCTCCGAGCTGGTGCGCGAGCCGCTGCTGGTGCCCACGACGCTGACCGTGGACCGGCTGCTGGACCGCCTCTCCGGCAGGCGCACGATGGCCGTGGTCATCGACGAGTACGGCGGCACGGCCGGCGTGGTGACCCTGGAGGACATCGTCGAGGAGGTGGTCGGCGAGGTCCGCGACGAACACGATCCGATGGAGACCCCCGACCTGGCGCCGGCCGGCACCGACGCCGAGGGCCGCAGGGTCTACCAGGCCGACGGCTCCGCCCGCACCGACCAGCTGCAGCGGATCGGCCTGTGGCTGCCCGGGGGCCCGTACGAAACCCTCGCCGGACTGGTCGCCACCGAACTCGGCCGGATACCGGTCGCCGGCGACACCCTGGAGGTGTCCGGCTGGCGGATGGATGTGCTGGACGCCTCCGGTCATCGCGCGGCGCGGGTGCTGTTGCACGCCCCGCTCCCGGGCAGCCACGACGAACAGGACGCGGAGGCCCGCCGATGA
- a CDS encoding GNAT family N-acetyltransferase has protein sequence MNDLQIRCATLSDVDTVLQFWRDAAEGTSISDDRDGVARLVTRDPEALLLAERDGILAGTVIAGFDGWRCHLYRLAVHPGHRRQGIGGALLAAAEERFRALGGRRGDAMVLDRNETAQHAWRAADYAPEPQWSRWVKHLEG, from the coding sequence ATGAACGATCTACAGATCCGCTGCGCCACCCTCTCGGACGTCGACACCGTGTTGCAGTTCTGGCGGGATGCCGCGGAAGGAACGAGCATCAGCGACGACCGCGACGGAGTGGCGCGGCTCGTCACCCGGGATCCCGAAGCGCTGCTCCTGGCGGAGCGCGACGGCATCCTCGCGGGGACCGTGATAGCCGGCTTCGACGGATGGCGCTGCCACCTCTATCGGCTGGCCGTGCACCCCGGGCACCGCAGGCAGGGCATCGGCGGTGCGCTGCTGGCCGCCGCCGAGGAGCGGTTTCGTGCGCTGGGCGGGCGGCGCGGCGATGCGATGGTGCTGGACCGCAATGAAACGGCGCAGCATGCGTGGCGCGCGGCGGATTACGCGCCCGAGCCCCAGTGGAGCCGCTGGGTCAAGCATCTCGAGGGCTGA
- a CDS encoding SDR family NAD(P)-dependent oxidoreductase, which yields MSSASSTPPWNVQRLPRADGRVFLVTGGNAGIGYFVAEQLSATGATVVLGSRNPAKAEVAMASIHARVAGARVRAVRLDLADLSSLPSAVESLGVECLDAVVHNAGVALDDPPRRETGDGHELMFGTNHLGHFALTRWLMPLLSAAPAARVVTMGSFAAKSERLDLDDLQSRKDYRPKRTYGRSKLAQMYFGVELDRRLRAAGSTVASVVVHPGGALDSLTPSRPPVHVRTAGAGLSAAPAALVLQGKHAGAWPAVRAVLDPAVRGGQLWGPRVFGLRGVPRREPVWNHLADPSVAARLWDTSCALTGVDPGAIRHSEARPTGERRDGDDRP from the coding sequence GTGTCTTCCGCATCCTCCACCCCGCCCTGGAATGTCCAACGACTGCCGCGTGCCGATGGCCGCGTCTTCCTGGTGACCGGCGGCAACGCCGGCATCGGATACTTCGTCGCGGAGCAGTTGTCGGCAACCGGAGCGACCGTCGTGCTCGGCAGCCGGAATCCCGCGAAGGCCGAGGTCGCCATGGCCTCGATACATGCACGTGTTGCCGGTGCGCGGGTGCGAGCCGTTCGGCTGGACCTCGCCGACCTCTCGTCGCTGCCATCGGCGGTGGAGTCGCTGGGGGTGGAATGCCTCGACGCGGTGGTCCACAATGCCGGCGTTGCGCTTGACGACCCGCCTCGCAGGGAGACGGGGGACGGTCACGAGCTCATGTTCGGCACCAACCACCTGGGGCACTTCGCGCTGACCCGGTGGCTGATGCCGCTGCTGTCGGCCGCGCCGGCGGCCCGCGTCGTGACCATGGGCAGCTTCGCGGCGAAGTCCGAACGGCTCGACCTGGACGACCTGCAGTCCCGGAAGGACTACCGGCCCAAGCGCACCTACGGACGCTCCAAGCTGGCTCAGATGTACTTCGGCGTCGAACTCGACCGCCGACTGCGCGCTGCCGGCAGCACGGTGGCGAGCGTGGTGGTTCACCCCGGCGGCGCGCTGGACTCCCTCACCCCGTCACGGCCGCCGGTCCATGTGCGAACCGCCGGCGCAGGGTTGAGCGCGGCACCTGCAGCCCTCGTCCTCCAGGGCAAGCATGCCGGAGCGTGGCCCGCGGTCCGAGCGGTGCTCGACCCGGCCGTGCGCGGGGGCCAGTTGTGGGGACCCCGCGTCTTCGGCCTGCGGGGCGTCCCCCGACGAGAACCGGTGTGGAACCACCTTGCCGACCCCTCCGTCGCGGCGCGGTTGTGGGACACGAGCTGTGCCCTGACCGGCGTCGATCCCGGTGCCATCAGACACAGCGAGGCCCGCCCTACGGGCGAACGACGGGACGGTGACGACAGGCCCTAG
- a CDS encoding maltokinase N-terminal cap-like domain-containing protein — MAVIHHTRLVPTKLELLASWLPSRPWYDDSAGGPELANAGGFRLDDPQGEVGIEFIVVTNASGPLPAAYLVPLTYRGAPLDGAGHALVGTMEHGVLGSRWVYDGCHDPVLLGQLPALIEGRAPAQDQNTTGVPARDVICAYAGEGPLPMDFATAATDTRESTELPTLNGMLLRLHRVLRPASEDSSLSLRGESPQGESLQGESPQGTTGHIAGSWQMPDGSRAAGLFATLHTGPRS, encoded by the coding sequence ATGGCTGTCATCCACCACACCCGCCTCGTCCCGACCAAATTGGAACTCCTCGCCTCCTGGCTCCCCTCTCGTCCGTGGTACGACGACAGTGCGGGAGGGCCGGAGTTGGCCAACGCGGGTGGCTTCCGACTGGACGACCCGCAAGGCGAGGTCGGAATCGAGTTCATCGTGGTCACCAACGCCTCCGGCCCGCTCCCGGCCGCCTACCTCGTACCGCTCACCTATCGCGGTGCGCCGCTCGACGGGGCCGGGCACGCACTCGTCGGCACCATGGAGCACGGAGTGCTGGGGTCGCGCTGGGTGTACGACGGCTGCCACGATCCGGTGTTGCTCGGCCAATTGCCGGCTCTGATCGAGGGCCGAGCACCGGCACAGGACCAGAACACCACAGGCGTCCCGGCCCGGGACGTCATCTGCGCCTACGCCGGCGAAGGCCCCCTCCCCATGGACTTCGCCACGGCTGCCACCGACACCCGGGAGAGCACGGAACTGCCCACGCTGAACGGCATGCTCCTCCGACTGCACCGGGTGCTCCGGCCCGCGTCGGAGGACTCGTCCCTGTCCCTGCGGGGAGAGTCCCCGCAGGGAGAGTCCCTGCAGGGAGAGTCCCCGCAGGGAACGACCGGTCACATCGCCGGCTCCTGGCAGATGCCGGATGGCAGCCGCGCCGCGGGACTGTTCGCGACCTTGCACACCGGCCCTCGAAGCTAG
- a CDS encoding ISAzo13 family transposase, whose protein sequence is MRIPDEIRTQLAVKFAVLFPHLDERQRRLLMAAEARVLGHGGVRAVARSASVSETTVRKGVFELETGEEPLGRVRRPGGGRKRVADLDPGLRPALLALVEPDERGDPMSPLRWTVKSTRNLARELARAGHKVSADTVADLLREEGFSLQANAKTIEGSQHPDRDAQFRYLNERARDHRDAGQPVISVDTKKKELVGEFKNNGRQWRPAADPVPVNVHDFADPQLGKAVPYGIYDLAADTGWVNVGTDHDTAAFAVESIRRWWSGQGRAAYLQATRLLITADAGGSNGYRTRAWKLELARLAAETGLTITVCHLPPGTSKWNKIEHRLFSHITMNWRGRPLISHEVIVQSIAATTTRTGLRVMAELDTNTYPTGVQIGDAEMAALPLTRHAFHGDWNYAVHPHLCPAIPAPRTPQKPAPEWDRALLSDPALTGMSRQQLSDLTDTLAVDGDVKRGRPPRLAFPDQVLAAVLHLRVALAAEPLAVLFDSSRTAMHRTLLKIRTLLKAHSIVIPPAATPPAALTTLQARVQALSGDPSSMIKTTC, encoded by the coding sequence ATGCGTATCCCGGACGAGATCCGTACCCAACTCGCTGTGAAGTTCGCGGTGTTGTTCCCGCATCTGGATGAGCGGCAGCGACGGCTACTGATGGCCGCGGAGGCCCGTGTCCTGGGACACGGTGGTGTTCGGGCCGTCGCGCGGTCGGCCTCGGTGAGTGAGACCACGGTCCGTAAGGGCGTGTTCGAGCTGGAGACCGGCGAGGAGCCTCTGGGGCGGGTGCGGCGGCCGGGCGGAGGCCGCAAGAGGGTCGCGGATCTCGATCCGGGGCTGCGGCCTGCACTGCTGGCGCTGGTCGAGCCGGACGAGCGTGGTGATCCGATGTCGCCACTGCGTTGGACGGTCAAGTCGACCCGCAACCTTGCGCGGGAGCTGGCCCGGGCCGGGCACAAAGTCAGTGCGGACACCGTCGCCGACCTGCTGCGGGAGGAAGGCTTCAGTCTGCAGGCCAACGCCAAGACCATCGAGGGAAGCCAACATCCGGACCGGGATGCCCAGTTCCGCTATCTCAACGAGCGGGCCCGCGATCACCGGGACGCGGGCCAGCCGGTGATCAGCGTGGACACCAAGAAGAAGGAGCTCGTCGGCGAGTTCAAGAACAACGGCCGCCAGTGGCGGCCTGCGGCTGATCCGGTGCCGGTGAACGTCCATGACTTCGCTGACCCGCAGCTGGGCAAGGCCGTCCCGTACGGGATCTACGATCTCGCGGCGGACACCGGCTGGGTCAACGTGGGCACCGATCACGACACCGCCGCGTTCGCAGTGGAATCGATCCGCCGCTGGTGGTCGGGCCAGGGCCGGGCCGCCTACCTGCAGGCGACACGACTGCTCATCACCGCCGACGCGGGCGGCTCGAATGGCTACCGCACCCGGGCCTGGAAGCTCGAACTCGCCCGGCTCGCTGCCGAAACAGGACTGACGATCACCGTTTGCCACCTGCCGCCGGGCACATCGAAGTGGAACAAGATCGAGCATCGGCTCTTCTCGCACATCACCATGAACTGGCGCGGCCGCCCGCTGATCAGCCACGAAGTGATCGTCCAGTCCATCGCCGCGACCACCACCCGCACCGGACTGCGCGTCATGGCCGAGCTGGACACCAACACCTACCCCACCGGAGTCCAGATCGGCGACGCGGAGATGGCGGCCCTGCCACTGACCCGACACGCCTTCCACGGCGACTGGAACTATGCCGTGCACCCCCATCTGTGCCCTGCCATCCCAGCACCCCGGACTCCGCAAAAGCCGGCCCCGGAGTGGGACCGTGCTCTGCTGTCCGACCCCGCCCTGACCGGCATGTCCCGGCAGCAACTGAGCGACCTCACCGACACTTTGGCCGTCGACGGCGACGTCAAGCGCGGACGCCCGCCCCGACTCGCCTTCCCCGACCAGGTCCTGGCGGCCGTCCTTCACCTGCGGGTCGCCCTGGCCGCGGAACCCCTCGCCGTGCTGTTCGACAGCAGCCGCACCGCCATGCACCGCACCCTGCTGAAGATCAGGACACTGCTCAAGGCGCACAGCATCGTCATCCCGCCGGCAGCCACCCCTCCCGCCGCCCTCACAACCCTCCAAGCTCGGGTTCAAGCCCTGAGTGGCGACCCCAGCAGCATGATCAAGACAACGTGTTAA
- a CDS encoding alpha/beta hydrolase fold domain-containing protein — MGSSAGASLSAALALYVRDKGGPRLLGQLLAAPLLDDRNDSASALQMDDVELFDRSRNKFAWSLLLGDAQGGADVPQYAAPARATDLTGLPPAFLDVGSAECLRDEILAYADRIWQAGGKAEMHVWPGGIHSFDRKAPEARISKAAVAARHNWIERLLATN; from the coding sequence ATGGGCTCCAGCGCCGGCGCCAGCCTCAGCGCCGCGCTCGCCCTGTACGTGCGCGACAAGGGCGGTCCCCGCCTGCTCGGCCAACTGCTGGCTGCCCCCCTGCTCGACGACCGCAACGACAGCGCCTCGGCCCTGCAGATGGACGACGTCGAACTCTTCGACCGCAGCCGCAACAAGTTCGCCTGGAGCTTGCTGCTCGGCGACGCCCAGGGCGGAGCTGACGTGCCGCAGTACGCCGCGCCCGCCCGCGCCACCGACCTGACCGGCCTGCCGCCCGCGTTCCTCGACGTCGGCTCCGCCGAGTGCCTGCGCGACGAAATCCTCGCCTACGCCGACCGGATCTGGCAGGCCGGCGGCAAAGCCGAGATGCACGTGTGGCCCGGCGGAATCCACTCCTTCGACCGGAAAGCCCCCGAGGCTCGGATCAGCAAGGCCGCCGTCGCGGCACGCCACAACTGGATCGAGCGCCTTCTCGCCACCAACTGA
- a CDS encoding DUF4440 domain-containing protein, with protein MNDEEDQSVRAAVEGELRLLEPDVRASQALAVELLDPEFVEFGASGRRWDRVSILTAIAPDPDTPPDRIAISDMTATLMAPGIVHVTYTSDRNGRRARRSSLWRRSAAGWRLYFHQGTLTDNS; from the coding sequence ATGAATGACGAGGAGGACCAGTCCGTACGGGCTGCTGTCGAAGGTGAACTGCGGCTCCTCGAACCGGACGTTCGCGCGTCGCAGGCCCTCGCAGTCGAACTCCTGGACCCGGAGTTCGTCGAGTTCGGGGCGTCCGGGCGGCGCTGGGACCGGGTGTCGATCCTGACCGCCATCGCTCCCGACCCGGACACCCCGCCGGATCGCATCGCCATCAGCGACATGACAGCGACGCTGATGGCCCCCGGCATCGTTCACGTCACCTACACCTCCGACCGCAACGGCCGCCGAGCTCGGCGCAGTTCACTGTGGCGCAGGAGTGCGGCAGGGTGGCGCCTGTATTTCCATCAAGGCACGCTGACCGACAATTCCTAG
- a CDS encoding Lrp/AsnC family transcriptional regulator — translation MLESGLLRPRVEVDPRDIGYAVEVVLSIGCRPGAVQRLAASLADHPATRFLALTAASSVFTYGGVFRDEEHLADFLTGGFEGSEEVTSLECSLQLEVLKRYWAARP, via the coding sequence TTGCTCGAATCAGGCCTGTTGCGTCCCCGTGTCGAGGTGGATCCCCGGGACATCGGCTACGCGGTCGAGGTGGTGCTGAGCATCGGCTGCCGCCCGGGCGCCGTGCAGCGCCTCGCCGCCTCCCTGGCGGATCACCCCGCGACGCGATTCCTCGCCCTCACGGCGGCCTCTTCGGTCTTCACCTACGGAGGCGTCTTCCGCGACGAGGAGCACCTTGCCGACTTCCTCACCGGTGGTTTCGAGGGCAGCGAGGAAGTCACCTCCCTGGAGTGCTCCTTGCAACTGGAGGTGCTCAAGCGGTACTGGGCGGCCCGGCCTTGA